CATCAAGGAATTCGTTGAATTAAACCATATGAAAGGGCTTGTCACTTGAGCTATTGATTGGAGCACAAGTTCGAAAACTAGGACCTTTTTCAGGCAGCAACAGCAAAAGTAATATACCTGAAGCTGAAGCAATAGGATATCCAATGGCAAAACCCAGTGCCATTAAGATAAAGCCATTCAAGGTGAAGAGAAACTCTAGTCCTGATGCCTTGCTACCATAGGATGATCCTGGATTGAATGCACTTTGATAAGCCATGCTGACCGTGTACCATATTGACCCGATACATGCTGAGCAGCCAAATGCAAGGATCAGAGCCCATGTTGAGGCCAATGCAAAAACCATAGACAGATCTTCCTGCCCTACATACATGATACATCCACATCACTCTATATTCAAATGAAGAAAAccctaaaagagagataacaaaCATGTATAACACCACAGACATTTGAATAGAAATACTGAATCATATCAGACATAAACATCAACATTTTCAGCTACATCAAGAGCATGAGATAATTTGGGAAGTGCTTTGAAATAATCTGAACTCTGTGGAGAAAAGAATGAAATGACCTCAGCATCAGAATAAGTTGATTGCCTCCTGATACTGCATCGAGGATACTTGACAACTGACTTGGAACCATACCACCTAAGCTTCAACTGCATTGTTTCCATAAACTAAACCAAATTCAGTGTCCATAAATGGTGTCTATTAATCTAAAACTGAAGCAGAATAGTATAATACAACATACCTCTACTCTATCAAACATGTCATCAATAATCAAAGGCTCACCACTGTAATATGCATCTCGTGCCTATAACAACAAACAGGAAAAAAAAGTACAATTCCAGAATCaacatttaatatttaaaaaaaaaaaggctcAAATTTTGAATACAAGTAGTGATTTTGAGTCTGTACTTGGGAGTAAAGAGCTTCGAGGGTTTCTTTGCTGGCGGTGTCAATAGGGCCAACGTATATGCAGTAAGGTCCACGGGGATGCTCGTCGCAGGTGATGGCGGAGACGGAACCGCCGCGGCTTTTGGAGGAGGAGATTCCAGCAAGGGAGAGCAGAGAACGGCGGCTGTTGCACCTTGTGGTTCTGGAAAGTTCCACGGCGGTGGATCGGACGGCGTTGGCGGCGAAGGAGGTGCTGGTGCCCGCCATGACGCCGCTGCAGTTATGAATTTTGTTACGCTTTCGAAAATGGATAGGAAGAGTGACGGACAACTAACTGACACGGCGGGTAGTTGGGAATGTACGATACTGCCCCTGATTTCGTTTTCGTCCTCATTTAAGTGATTGTTTGGTTTGGcgcctaattatgtgttttgtgGCGGCACGGAATACGGATTACTCTACTAAGTAATTAACCTCCCTCATTGGTGCTCGCGTTTTCGATAGAAACAAGTCAAACAACATTGATTGAAATGAAAAGAAGAAAGATGTAAAGGAAAAAAATGCATTTGCCGGGAGTCGAACCCGGGTCTATTGCTTGGAAGGCAATTATCCTAACCGTTGGACTACAAACGCTTTTTGATAGTTTTTAAGATATTAATTATAAGTTAAAAATTGATCTGCAATTGTCAACATATGAAAAAATTGTaaatgagtttttacttgacaaacAAAGATTTAGCATATCTAAAAGACTAAAACTCATCCCTAATGCTCGAGGAGTTGTTTCTACGATAGAATGATACTGTAATTAGGATTCAGGAGGCTAAgtttaccaattttttttatattaatatggCTAATTTAACCTAACACTTATAATTATCAAAACCAAACAAGTAATTAATCCTAATTAAAATACTTAGTTACTATTTTATTAAGACATATAATAAGTTTATTATTAATGAAAAGTTTTAACTTATttcatttaaatatttaatagatATAGAATAAATACATTGATAACTTAAATTTTgtgtattttcaataaaaaaaaaattttatttataatctTATCGTATCTATTAAAATACATGATAGATAAACTATTCTAAAAAAATGTATACATTTATTATTGTATCGAACACCATAAATATTCAAAAGTTTACTCTTATCAAGTGCTCTCGTGCTCGTGCATCAATGCATGCACACAcccagaataaaaaaaataagaagagtataaaaaaaattcatcctAAAGCACATTTATATGTTTTATATTcgataaaatttgaattaaattttaaagTCGTCTATAAACTTATAATTGAGTTTTGAATTTGTCTTTAAACTTAAAATTGCTTTAAATTTATCCTTGAATTTAAGAACGATcgtctttaaaatatttttgggcAACAAATTAATTACGTAATTAGACAAAAATTCTATATTTATAAATATCATCATTTTTTTCTGACCCCAAATACAATTAAAGTGACATCCTTTTAAATATTGAGAAGGTTTAATGTGTTGGTGTTAATGTTTCTCCATCTTTTACGAAatctttttttcttctcctaATTCTTATAGCTAACTCGCAGCAGGAGCAATTTCTCAACATAGAATCTCTTAATCGAATAGACACTACAATTCTCTCACCGTTGGAATTTTATGCCCtgtctttttcctttcttttctaaGTCCTCTCCCACCGGCTGTCGCTTCTGTGTTGTTGGACTTCTCCCTTCTCTCATATGCAATAAATCGTGAAGAAGAACAAGATCAGAGGCACATGAAGGAAGGTGAGATAGAGAAGACGCTCTCATTGTTAATAATCTCTCTAAAACATATTTATGTAATATGTTAATTCCTAATATATCCTTCCttcaatttttataaataaaaataatttaaaaattattaatatttttagttttatacaACAAATTTAGTCAACATATTTtaaagaaataacaaaaaaaataaaaaaaactaaaccaCCATAATAATTACTCAAAAAACAACAAACtcctaaaaaaaatttatgaacCCTAATGAGCTTTTAACGGATAAATCAATAGTTTAATATGTCACATAAATTTATTCtgtacaaaaaaaatattaataacaaaattaatcaatttcataaaattaaaaatctatgaccaaaaataatattttttttgggtAAAGGACAAATTCGTCCTTGACCTTTTAAATCGTGGACTTTTAACTCCCTCAAGATTGGAAAATACAAAACGACCCCTCACAAATCAAAACGCCATACAAACCGGTCCTCCCATTCAATTTGGTGTCCAACACGTAACGGATTCTTTTTACCTGACGCCTATGTGGCGTGGATATGCGCACGTGTCTTCAGGATGGTAGTAACGGGACTGACGTGGTGCTAGTGGAGAAAGTAATAGAACATTGTAGTCCTTGGGCACTCGCACGACGTCGTTTTTGGTGTGTGCCCTATTTCTTCAAATGGAACCCTGTCGCCATAGCCGTTGTGATTTGTGTGAGAGGTTGGGGGTGGTGGTACTGCGGAGTGGTAAATGGCCAGCAATGGAGCTTCATCCAGCGCAAGACGCGTTCCACTACCGTCGACCGTGAAATGCGTAGAAGCTGCAGAGGAGAAAGACGACATTGCTCCGAGGTGTAGATGTGGAGTGTACGCCATATTGTACAAATCGAGGACGACGACAAACCCCAATTCTTAAAGGTAAGTTGGTGGTTTTATTTGATTGATTTTGATTATACGAGCGTAAGAAgaagttatttttattataagttggtgattttttgttttgCCATGATGAACATGCAGCTGAAAAATCTCAGTCATTGCAAGTTCTTCTTATGGCTAGATGACCATGTTTCAACAGTAAGAGTTTTAGACAAGTTTATGACTGAGAACGAGGTTGATGATCTGAAACTGTATCTTGGGAAGAAGGTAGTGGAACAGAGACTCACTGATTTGGAGAAGAAGCTGTTGCATctagagaggaagaagaatgttAATTTGTATTtgcttattgttgttgttgttagtgTAATTTTGAGTTCTGTTGTTGCCAAACTTAGCTGAAAAGTGGAAAAGCGGTTTAAATTATGCCTTTGAAACACAAGTGTTATATTAAATTATactttgatgaatgatgatatgCTGTTGCTGTAACATGTTGGAGTTGGGTGGGTATATGTAATATGATGTTGATGGGATTAGAATGAAAAAGACATTAAATAGTTTGGATCATTTAACATTGAACCAAAGTTTAAGTTTGAAGGATTACAATCCTAACAAAACATGATATGCAGTCTGAAACAGCTCACAACCTTAGCATCATAGTTTTGCCAAAAAGATACCACAATGTATAACAAATGAAAATAAGTTTGATCCAAATTTTACATCATACTCATAAAATATCAACATCATTTTTTGGAATTGTTGACTCCTAGGATGGGGATGAACTGAAACACCCTTTTAGTTCCACTGCTTGCTGCAACCAGAGTCTCATCAGATGGTCCTTCAACTGCTTCCACACTTGGCTGCTGTGATTTCTGAACCTGTTGTTTGCCATCACCCTTCCTTCTAATTGGTTGTTTCAGTCTGAATGTTTTGTTGGATGGCCTTGCTGGAACTCTAGCTGGAAGTTTGAATGGAACCTGACCTTGTCTTGCAGGGGTTGCAGTAGTGGTCACAGATGCAACTTGTGGAGCAGGTTGTTGCTGGGCCACATCTAGAGTTGTGGAAGTGGTAGAATGGTTCTGGTTGGTTAGAGTAGCTGAGTCATGCTCCTCACCCTgagataaagaaagcaataaagccatgaggcaaattcaaaaaatacaaaCAAGTCCTGTAACACTTTTAAAATGGACAACTAAATTCTTAAACATGTTATCGGGGGGACATAAAGATCCTTAGTCCAGTCAAGTACATCTGCCTCAGGTGCTGATTGTGACAGTGGTATAACCACAAGAGAAAGGTTGTCTTGGGTCTTCTTCTTTGGTTTTCTGGTCTTAGGTTTTCAATTTGGGTTGGATGGCGCACCCTTGCAAGTCTTATAGTTGTGCCCTATTTGACCACACTTGCTGCAGGTCACATAGAAACTTTTCCTCAGTTTTTCACCTTCGATAACAGTTTCTGCTGGGTCCTTCTGCCTGTTATGTACCTTTGGATGACCAATTGGCCGCTTAATGACAGGTGCAGCAGGCCTAGTCTGATCAGACCGTATCCAGAACTCTTCACTTGTAACATGTTGAATGAAGTGCTCGTAAGTCTTCTTCAGTGATTCCATGCATAACCATGGATGCACATAATCTTCCATGTTGTCATGTCTTTTTCTGATTGCTGCAACTGCATGAGTGCACGGCATCCCTTTCCCAGCAAATCCAACAAGTTAAGGATAACAATTAGACATATACAAATTAAGGATAACAATTGGACATATGCAAGTAAGGAAACAGCAGCAGCACGCAGGCAAATCCAACAAGaaacaattacagaaatataatTACAGTAGTAGCAGGCAGGCAAATCCAACAAGAAACAATGTCATAAGTAAAATTACAGCAACAGCAGGCAGGCAAATCCAACAAGAAACATTTAGAGAAATAAAATTACACACTGACCAATTAATTGCCATCTGTTACATGTACATGTATGTTTAATCAGGTCCACATCCAACTTAGATCCCTTGTATGTGACCTCAAATCGCTTGCGCTTGTTATCACCAATCAACTCCGCAGTCCATTTGTTACTTGGCTTAACAAGCCTCTTCAGCCTTTTTTCCTGAACCGGTGCAAGCTTTCCATGATGGCAATCTATCAGTCTCTTGTGCTGAACCATACGCCTCATGAGGTAGCAGCGCACTTCTTCGCACATTGTGAGTATAGGCTTGCATCTGTACTTTGTGATCTTGGAGTTGAAAGACTCGCACATATTGTTAGTCAGGTTGTCCACTTTTGGACCATGACTGAAGTAGGCCCTTACCCATGTTGCAGGTTCAAATTTCATCAGGTATGACCAGGCATCCTGATTAACTTCCTTTAGCCTCTCCATTCTTGTCTTGAACTCAGCCACAGTTGTGCATTTTGCACAGTCCCACACAATTTTCATGATATATAAGTCCTTGAAACGGTTGATGAAATTCTTCCACATGTGCATGACACAATTGCGCACATGTGCATTCAGCATTATCTCTTTCAATGCAGTCATCAGTCCCTGAAACAGAATGGTTCAGGAAGGACTTTCATCATTTTGCATCATATGTACTTAAATTAAGTAGAGAAACTGACTTACTAACCTTTTGCATGTCAGACATAAAATTCCAACCATGTTGTTGCACATCTCCAATGTCCTCTTGTAATAGGGTCAGAAACCACTTCCATGACTCTTTCGATTCAGACCTTGCCACAGCAAATGCAATGACATAAAACTGGTTATTAGCGTCCCGTGCCACAGCAGATAACAATTGGCCCCCATGATAGGTCTTGAGGAATGCTCCATCCAAGTGAATCAACGGCATGCATCCACTCTTAAATCCCCTATTGCAGGCATCGAAACATATATACATTTTGTCGAATGTTGGGGGTGCTTGTGGCTGGGGAATAACGTCCAACAAGGCAGTAGACCTTGGATTGCTTCTATGTATCTCCATTAGATAGTCTCTAAGCTTCCCATACTCTTCTACCTCGTTTCCCATGATCCTGTCTTTGGCTTCCCTCACAGCTCTGTAAACCATTTTAGGGTGTAGTACTagatcaaactcttcttttaaaaaatcaatgGCCTCATGTGTGTTCATATAGGGATGGGTGGTCATCCTTTTCTCCACTTTTTTGCTGATCCAGTGTTGGTCAGCCGCATTGCTTCCCAGATCTCTTGCGCATGTATGTTCACTCCTATAGGTTTTCACTTGGAAACACTGCAGCTGTTTATTGTATGATAGATGAGCAATCCAGGGACAATTCTCATTCTTGCAGCCAACTCTAACCCTTTCCTTATCATTTTTAATCCAGACCAACTCCCTCCCCTCAGCAATAAACGAATCCTTCACAACTTCCTTGAACCTCTTTATTGTAGCAAATATTGTGCCTAGCTCAAATCTGCCTTCTCCAAAGTCATAGTGTTCATCAAACTCATGCCAGTGTGGTTTGTTCCCTTCATCCTCTAATGAGACAGGGGTATGCAGCTCTTCAGACTCGTACTCAAACACAATGTCTTCATTATCAGTGTCTACATCACTGACATAATCTGCAACGGCTGGCCTCATGCTGGGCTCCCTAGCAAGCCTAGATATGTTGGGCTGATTTCCAGGCCTACTAGTGCTGGGCTGTTTAGCAGGCCCAGTAGACCTTGAGGAACTTTCACCAGCTGAGCCCACCCTTCTTGCTTTAAATCTCTGCCTTTTAAACTCATGTGTTGCTTGTTTTTTTAGCTTCTCATTGGGATCAACCCCTTTCCGCGACGATGGAGACACATGTTTCCTCTTTCCTTTGGCAGCTCTAACCCTTCTGCCCTCATCATCTTCACCAGTATCACTCCCACTTTCATAACCAGCTGGTGGTGGTTTATACGGCTCATCTTCATCACTGTAAGTGCTATCATCGTCGGTAGACGAGCCATCCGACTTCTCCAAGTCATTTGGATCGACTTCTTCCTCAACCTCAGCATTTTTCTCAAAATCATCATCTGCGATCTCATGTTCGTCAATAGGATAGTCAAAAAAATGTAAAACTCTTCAGTATCTTTGTTCCTCAACTTAGCCTGTCGCATTTGGTTGATCCCTGCGTCCCCCCTCAGTACATGCAACCCTGACTCCATATCTTTACTTTTTGGATCATACTAGTAAGCCTCCTTATAGGATTGATATCCCAGTCCTTTGAACATCATGACCAGATCGCCGAAATTGACAAAATCCAAGTCCATCGGAGAAAACTTTTCAACTTGACCATTAAGATACACCAACTCACCGCTAGCCCTCCGTGAAAAGTTACCCCCATGATGGAACACGGGAACACCAAAGACATCAACCATCTGCAAAATTTTTCAATCCACAACAAAATACAAAACCACCCCTTATTATCTAAATCTCCAAAATCTCTCTAAACAACACATGGCAAATGACTAACCCCACAACTAATCACCTATGACAATGAGTTACAATCCCTTAGTCTCATCCTACAACATTGATAGCAAATAACGGCCATAAGCAGAACGATTGAACATCAATGTACTTACCACTCTCTACGGCAGACGCAGGTATAACCACGGAGCTTCAATATGGAACTCCTCCACGGAACTGCAACGACGACAATGCGGAGACGAAGCGTTGtattttttggagggaaaagttTAGTAGTGCTAGGACGGCTTGTAATTCTTTCTCACTGATATGGGCAGCACTGGCATATTTCATAAGTCACACTCACCACTGCAAAACATTAACCAGAAACGACGTCGTGCGAGTGCCCAAGGACTACAATGTCCCATTACTTTCTCCACTAGCACCACATCAGCCCCGTTACCAGCATCCTGAAGACACGTGCGCATATCCACGCCACATAGGCGCCAGGTAAACAGAATCTGTTACGTGTTGGACACCAAATTGAACGAAAAGACCGGTTTGTACGGCGTTTTGATTTGTGAGGGGTCGTTTTGTATTTTTCAATCTTAAAAGAGTTAAAAATCCACGATTTAAAATGTTAGAGACGAATTTATCctttactctatttttttttattgaaaacctctttatcttttaaaataataGTCAGGATGTCTAAGATTTTTTctcataaataaataattacaagTAATAACACGGGTACTTCCTGTTCGTTATATGAAAATGATCTTAACTTAATTTTGAAGATGATGTTATCGATATTCAAATCCCAGCGGCAAAGTACACAACACGTAACTCAGAAACAAACAAACGATCGCGAAGAACACTAATTACATACCAAATTACCGAACCATTAACAAACATTGCTGCTGTAGAGCTAATTTCTCATCCAAATCTAAATGAATAATCAAAACGAAACATTGCAATAACGTTACTATCAAACAACAAACCCTAAATTCTCTGGGCTTTGTTGGATTCTGTAACCTACATTccccaaaatttttaaatttttctttccATATCCGCCAATTATGCCTTAGAagaaaccaaaaggaaaaaaaaaaagagagaaagaaagaaaaaaaaaagttgaaatcTTTGGTCAAATTTCTTCATGGGGAGGGACCCATCTTCTGCCACTCTTGAGGTTAAGATTCATCCGAGCCGCGATGACGCCGCCGTCCATCATGGGCAGGGGTCGAGCCCCCCAATTCCTCCGCGCCACATCCAGAGAACCTCGCCGGCGGGTTTCTCCTCCTCATCCTCAAATGCTTCCCCGCGCAACCGCGACGACCGTGAGTTTAGTTTGTTCAGGCGGTGGATCCCGTGGCTGGTACCGTGCTTTGTGGTGGCTAACGTTGTCTTGTTCATCATCACAATGTACGTTAATGATTGTCCGAAACATTTGTTTCGCGGTTCGTGTGTTGCAAGCTTTCTCGGCAGGTTCTCTTTTCAGCCCCTTAAGGAAAACCCTCTCCTTGGCCCTTCTTCATACACGTGAGTTCTATTTTCCGATGATTCTTATCATGTATTAGTGATTTGATTCACATTATGTATATTTTGAAACAATTCATATTCTTTTTCACATGTTTCTGAAATCTGTATAATTGGTGAGCTTTAAACTTAAACTGATCCCAAGTTGCTCCAATACAATAGCTAGTGGAAGGTATACTAACCAATGTTTATACTATGGAAGGTTTTTGGATTGTGGATATTAGAGGTAGATACAATAGCTACTCTTGATGTAGTACTCACATGTTTTTTATTTGTTTCCTTCAGATTAGAGAAGATGGGTGCTCTAGTAGTAGATAGAGTTATTCATGGCGAGGCTTGGCGCCTATTATCTTGTATGTGGTTGCATGGTGGAGTTGTCCATATACTTGCCAACATGCTGAGTCTTGTTTTTATTGGAATTCGGCTTGAGCAAGAATTTGGATTTGGTATGGCTCTGGTAATTATTCTTGCATATTTAGATTGTTCTGGAAGAAATTCAATAGATTTGTAGTCTCGAATCATAATTTCTACCTTCGATGTGCTATTGCAGTTCGAATTGGATTTCTGTATGTGATATCTGGTTTTGGAGGGAGCTTGCTGTCTGCTCTATTCATTCAATCAGGTATCTCTGTTGGTGCTTCTGGGGCGTTGTTTGGCTTATTAGGAGGCATGCTATCAGAGATCTTAATGAATTGGACCATATATGCCAATAAGGTGTGTGAGCCAAACCAATAGTGTATTGAATTAAAAACTGCTTCCTAATAAATAATCCACATTGTCGTTTCGTCGCAGCCATTTTTATGATTtcatttctaattttctttcGTTTGCAGGTTGCTGCATTGCTGACTCTTATAGTTATCACTCTAATCAATTTAGCTGTTGGAATCCTTCCACATGTGGACAATTTTGCTCATATTGGAGGATTTCTCTCGGGTTTCTTCCTGGGTTTCGTTTTCCTTATTCGACCCCAGTTTAAGTGGATTGTCCAAAGAAATTCTCCTTCTGCACCTTCTTCTTTGAAGAATAGGCACAAACCTTATCAATATATCCTGTGGATCATCTCTTTCCTACTACTGACTTCTGGGTAAGATCTCCTttgttttattgctttcttttcttaATATTACTTTCTTTGAGATTATTCACATTAGAGATTTGACATTTTCTAAACCATTTTCCATGGTTTAAGATTAGAGAAATTCGCCTGTGTTTTCTTTCTGTCTTAATTCTGCTCTATTTTATTTACATATATTCAAAAGTTTGCAGTGTACTCAaatgattttctttgttagttctttGTCTATCCTTCATCACTGGATATTATACTGCTTGCGTTTCTTTTGTATGGCAAGATTTGTGAATCTGCCCTAAAAGCTACAATGATATATTCATTGTGTTGAGGCTTGTTAGGCATTACTTATGTGTTATGTGATGTATGCTGTCACATTTCCCATTCTACCTTGGTTGGGTGCTTTGCATTATCACTCTAGGGCCCCAAAATCTGAAAGTTGTAAAATGTTGGCAGGTACATTATAGGCTTGATTTTTCTCCTTCGAGGTGTTAACTTGAATGACCATTGCTCGTGGTGTCGTTATTTAAGTTGTGTCCCTACGTCATTGTGGAGATGCGATGCAAAACAAGTATACTGTGAGGTGAGTGATGCTGTATTATTTCCTGTGTATTTTCCTTCTATGCAACCACCCATTACTGGAAGCTTATTGAATTCTTTCGTGGCCAACAGAGCGGCAAAAAATTAGAACAGATTTTAGTTTCCAAATCTATGGATGATTTATTGCCTGAAAAAATTTCATATTTCGTTCATTTAACAAGATTGTTATTCTCTTGTCCAAGTTTTGATACTAACAATTTTTGGCTGAATGATGCAGACATCTCAAATAGGAAACAGACTCAACATAACATGCTTAAGCAATGGGAGAAGTGAGCTTGTTGATATGCCAAATGTCGGTTTTCCCAGTCCTTTAGAGTTATGTTCCCAACTTTGCCGGTGATGAGTGATGACACACCTCCAACATGTCTAGATGATGCAATGGTATTCAACTTCTTGTGCATATTTTTCACTGTAGTAACTAACTGCATAGAAATTCTTACTTCTGGATTGGAGAGCATGGTTGCTGCTATGAATATATTCTTGATCAATGTTGTTTCCATCGCTTAGGTGTACTATTATTATTCTGTCTTTTGTAACAACAGATGAAATCACTGGGAGTCTTAATTGTTTAAAGCAGCAAGTAAATGCTCCTTGAAGGATATATAGCGATAGATAAAAATGCATTGATGTAGAGTTTTAAATATCTTGTTATGGGTTGCTCCTTATTAAACACCACTTATTATGTACATAAGTACTTGCATCTAACTTTGTATTATTAAATTTAAGATATCTCCTGAAGTTCATTATTTAGAATCTTGCATGTAATCCAATTTGTTGAACATGAATTATCTGAACATTTGCTCCTTTAAACATTTTTTCAATGTAGTATGGCAACCTAGTTATTCAGCTACTAGTTAAGTTCAATTATAATTTCTATCAAAATTGGACTACAAAATATTTGAATTAGAAACTCCAATGGCCATTTAATTAAAGGGTTATGCTCAGTTAACAAAAACCAATAGTAAAGGTAAGAGCTTTATTATTAGGAGCATAGAAGAATTTCCTAATGTTATGAATACTCTTTTGCTGTACATTTCAGATTCTCGTGGCCCCTCTTTGGTGTTAGTTGTATAACAACAGAAGCAGTTAAATCTGTTGTTGCAGTTGTTGATACTTGATAGGTCCTATTGGCAGTTAGGAATATGGAAAAGACTAATAAAGAAGTTAGTTGCTTGCTACATAATTTCAAGGGACCCCAATTAAGACACAGAGGAAAAGGGAAAAGGGTAAAAATGGCCATGGGACAGTTTGATTCTGTGGCTTAAAAAAAAAGGAATGCTTTGAGTTTGAGGATATGATGATAGTTTGCTTGCTTAACAAATAAAACATAGCTTCCCTTCCAATGAAGTTGTCTCTTGATTTGTCGGCATGCCATGCTCATAACAGTAATATGGTCCTGTAATAATGCTTGAAACCATTATGATTATTTTAGGCACAAACTGTTACAAGGGACTGAGTATATGTAACTCACTAATTGGTATTCATATTTACAATTAACAATAACATAGTCATTAAACCTTATTATGATGATTATTGTTTTCCACCTTCAATACAATGGTCAACAATTGAAATAAACATGATGAATGAGCTTGTCCATTTGACTGACAAGGTTGTCCCCTACTCGGAATTCCAATTCAAGTGTTCATCCATTTCCAAAGTTCAGAGGAATATTAGTCTCTCACGTAGGGTCTAGCCACCCAACGCCAAAACAAACCCATAATGTAATGTTCTATACTTGTATTCCACACCGCAAACCTTCCCTTATCTTTAACAAAATCCTTATTAAATGCAATCTTATCCCTTTTTTATTaagagtttaatttaattttgatacactgacAGTGTAAAGCGTTTTACATAGTCGTACAAGCACATCTGTTCTTTTGGATAACCATTCACGCGGCCAAtgtaaaaagtagttatttttaaTGATATGACATTACCTAATCGAAATTGTTGGGAAAACCACTCGgccaataataatatatatatagggctggcaattcataccctactCGCGGGTACCCAAtccgctgcgggtagggtagggtacggttcGGGTATGCCTGCGGGTAGAGTAGGGTAcaggtttagggtgtaccctaccATATTCTATCCGcacctcatatataacacatgttttattaaaaaataggtatatagtgaaggaagtgagagttAAACCCACAACCTCTCGTATATAATGATTTACAATAAGTGAAcaaatactaaa
The DNA window shown above is from Arachis ipaensis cultivar K30076 chromosome B08, Araip1.1, whole genome shotgun sequence and carries:
- the LOC110265589 gene encoding uncharacterized protein LOC110265589, whose translation is MRPAVADYVSDVDTDNEDIVFEYESEELHTPVSLEDEGNKPHWHEFDEHYDFGEGRFELGTIFATIKRFKEVVKDSFIAEGRELVWIKNDKERVRVGCKNENCPWIAHLSYNKQLQCFQVKTYRSEHTCARDLGSNAADQHWISKKVEKRMTTHPYMNTHEAIDFLKEEFDLVLHPKMVYRAVREAKDRIMGNEVEEYGKLRDYLMEIHRSNPRSTALLDVIPQPQAPPTFDKMYICFDACNRGFKSGCMPLIHLDGAFLKTYHGGQLLSAVARDANNQFYVIAFAVARSESKESWKWFLTLLQEDIGDVQQHGWNFMSDMQKVSKSVSLLNLSTYDAK
- the LOC107614188 gene encoding uncharacterized protein LOC107614188 isoform X1, which gives rise to MAGTSTSFAANAVRSTAVELSRTTRCNSRRSLLSLAGISSSKSRGGSVSAITCDEHPRGPYCIYVGPIDTASKETLEALYSQARDAYYSGEPLIIDDMFDRVEFMETMQLKLRWYGSKSVVKYPRCSIRRQSTYSDAEEDLSMVFALASTWALILAFGCSACIGSIWYTVSMAYQSAFNPGSSYGSKASGLEFLFTLNGFILMALGFAIGYPIASASVKALQSLWRNGLVALKGTCPNCGEEVFAFVTVDKANDLPHRSNCHVCECLLEFLTKVEKSSSRFGGQWVHGRIYLVRRSRRRREL
- the LOC107614188 gene encoding PGR5-like protein 1B, chloroplastic isoform X2, which produces MAGTSTSFAANAVRSTAVELSRTTRCNSRRSLLSLAGISSSKSRGGSVSAITCDEHPRGPYCIYVGPIDTASKETLEALYSQARDAYYSGEPLIIDDMFDRVELKLRWYGSKSVVKYPRCSIRRQSTYSDAEEDLSMVFALASTWALILAFGCSACIGSIWYTVSMAYQSAFNPGSSYGSKASGLEFLFTLNGFILMALGFAIGYPIASASVKALQSLWRNGLVALKGTCPNCGEEVFAFVTVDKANDLPHRSNCHVCECLLEFLTKVEKSSSRFGGQWVHGRIYLVRRSRRRREL
- the LOC107612769 gene encoding RHOMBOID-like protein 1 isoform X1; the protein is MYVNDCPKHLFRGSCVASFLGRFSFQPLKENPLLGPSSYTLEKMGALVVDRVIHGEAWRLLSCMWLHGGVVHILANMLSLVFIGIRLEQEFGFVRIGFLYVISGFGGSLLSALFIQSGISVGASGALFGLLGGMLSEILMNWTIYANKVAALLTLIVITLINLAVGILPHVDNFAHIGGFLSGFFLGFVFLIRPQFKWIVQRNSPSAPSSLKNRHKPYQYILWIISFLLLTSGYIIGLIFLLRGVNLNDHCSWCRYLSCVPTSLWRCDAKQVYCETSQIGNRLNITCLSNGRSELVDMPNVGFPSPLELCSQLCR
- the LOC107612769 gene encoding RHOMBOID-like protein 1 isoform X2, which gives rise to MIVRNICFAVRVLQAFSAGSLFSPLRKTLSLALLHTLRIGFLYVISGFGGSLLSALFIQSGISVGASGALFGLLGGMLSEILMNWTIYANKVAALLTLIVITLINLAVGILPHVDNFAHIGGFLSGFFLGFVFLIRPQFKWIVQRNSPSAPSSLKNRHKPYQYILWIISFLLLTSGYIIGLIFLLRGVNLNDHCSWCRYLSCVPTSLWRCDAKQVYCETSQIGNRLNITCLSNGRSELVDMPNVGFPSPLELCSQLCR